One segment of Synergistetes bacterium HGW-Synergistetes-1 DNA contains the following:
- a CDS encoding carbon starvation protein A yields the protein MFPVMFIVSAVLFVVGYKFYGDFMAGVYGLDNKTPTPSERLNDGIDYCPAHPAVVLGHHFSSIAGAGPIVGPITAASIFGWLPTIMWCVLGSIFLGGPHDMGSLVSSMRHDGKSVGTVIERWIGETGKMLFLGFTILSLILVVAVFLVLTTATFVTDPVVAFVGCLYILLAMISGVLIYRFNMNFKIVTVFMLAIVAVCSFKGGDWPFVAAIFTHSADQWNIFLAIYILAASVLPVWLLLQPRDYLASFFLYFAVGIGAIGMIFGAKMDSGAIPMIADNVKYFGLSKLHLWPMLFVIVACGAISGFHSLVGSGTTSKQLCHERDALPVGYGAMLLEGLVAVIAIGTLMVAGGIQKGGPVGTFAAGFGQFCTIVGIDPILGTRLGAIAINGFLLTSLDTATRLARYQIQEFSGNRIGKYVATIIAIAVALGLVYVKTTDASGKAIAAWAMIWPVFGASNQLVAALALLGVAVWIIRGLKKKATFLIVPFWFMLVTSMTGLVIEIKTTMMSPNPNYALAGISAILLVLAVLMVREGLNALKIDKA from the coding sequence ATGTTTCCTGTAATGTTTATCGTTTCTGCAGTCCTTTTTGTTGTCGGTTACAAATTTTACGGAGACTTTATGGCAGGGGTCTACGGTCTCGACAATAAGACTCCCACACCGTCCGAAAGGCTCAATGACGGTATCGACTACTGCCCTGCACACCCGGCAGTCGTTCTAGGGCACCACTTCTCATCGATAGCCGGAGCAGGACCTATCGTAGGACCGATCACCGCCGCATCGATATTCGGGTGGCTGCCCACTATTATGTGGTGCGTCCTTGGCTCTATCTTCCTCGGCGGACCACACGACATGGGATCTCTTGTCTCATCTATGCGCCATGATGGAAAATCTGTCGGAACTGTAATTGAACGCTGGATAGGTGAGACCGGCAAAATGCTCTTCCTCGGATTCACGATCCTCTCTCTGATACTGGTCGTAGCTGTATTCCTGGTCCTTACAACGGCCACTTTTGTTACAGACCCGGTAGTTGCCTTTGTCGGCTGCCTGTATATTCTCCTCGCAATGATCTCAGGTGTGCTTATATATCGATTTAATATGAATTTCAAAATAGTAACAGTTTTTATGCTTGCCATTGTTGCAGTATGTTCATTCAAAGGCGGAGACTGGCCGTTTGTAGCTGCGATCTTTACGCATTCTGCAGACCAGTGGAACATCTTCCTCGCAATATACATCCTGGCTGCATCTGTCCTTCCTGTGTGGCTGCTGCTTCAGCCAAGAGATTACCTCGCCTCCTTCTTCCTTTACTTCGCAGTCGGCATAGGAGCGATAGGAATGATCTTCGGAGCCAAGATGGACAGCGGTGCTATCCCAATGATAGCTGACAACGTTAAATATTTCGGTCTTTCAAAACTCCACCTCTGGCCGATGCTCTTTGTTATTGTCGCATGTGGCGCTATCTCAGGCTTCCACTCCCTTGTTGGGAGCGGAACTACTTCAAAGCAGCTCTGCCACGAAAGGGATGCCCTCCCTGTCGGATATGGCGCCATGCTCCTTGAGGGACTCGTGGCAGTCATCGCCATCGGTACTCTGATGGTAGCAGGCGGTATCCAGAAGGGCGGTCCGGTGGGAACATTTGCAGCCGGATTTGGCCAGTTTTGTACAATAGTCGGGATAGACCCTATCCTTGGGACGAGGCTCGGGGCGATCGCCATCAACGGATTCCTGCTTACCTCTCTCGACACGGCTACACGACTCGCACGTTATCAGATCCAGGAATTTTCAGGCAATAGGATAGGTAAATACGTTGCCACAATAATAGCGATAGCCGTCGCGCTTGGACTCGTCTATGTAAAGACTACTGACGCTTCCGGCAAAGCGATAGCAGCATGGGCAATGATATGGCCTGTATTCGGCGCATCCAACCAACTGGTCGCGGCTCTCGCCCTCCTTGGCGTTGCGGTATGGATCATCCGCGGTCTTAAGAAAAAGGCAACTTTCCTTATCGTTCCATTCTGGTTCATGCTCGTTACCAGC